In one Winogradskyella sp. MH6 genomic region, the following are encoded:
- a CDS encoding histidine kinase: MSTSIKNILTTFFIGCIVFVIGSYMTTGFDFKNVNQFLIYFGIYQLYTFVISYVNTLVFEYLKKRSYKTYDSIKRFVIGIFSSTVVTLITIFVLRVLVEVIIFGDTLDHFLETETWYGYSFGLWITLTIVTVFYVIYFYNRFQKNKIKEQKVIAGAASAKFDALKNQLDPHFLFNSLNVLTSLIEENPDSAQKFTTALSKVYRYVLEQKNKELVTVDEELNFARTYMSLLKMRFEDSIIFEIPDKASNPESKVVPLSLQLLLENAVKHNMVTSSKPLHIKIYEDGNHLVVMNNLQPKQIVKKSSGVGLENIKQRYQLLTERKVYINQREKDFAVAIPMLTKQVSIMRTAQKSKERLNDDYVRARKRVDELKAFYYSLISYVFVIPFLIFIWYKYSQHTIQWFWFPVFGWGISLVFQAYRVYIDNGALGSKWEQRKIEEYMREEDEKDRWN, encoded by the coding sequence ATGTCAACGTCAATTAAAAATATTTTAACCACCTTTTTTATTGGATGTATAGTTTTCGTTATTGGATCTTACATGACTACAGGGTTTGATTTTAAAAATGTTAATCAGTTTTTAATCTACTTTGGCATATACCAGCTCTATACTTTTGTAATTAGCTATGTAAATACTCTGGTTTTTGAATATTTAAAGAAACGCAGCTACAAAACCTACGATAGTATCAAACGCTTTGTGATAGGCATATTTAGCAGCACAGTTGTAACGTTGATAACCATTTTTGTGCTTAGGGTATTAGTTGAAGTAATAATCTTTGGTGATACGCTAGACCACTTTTTGGAAACCGAAACCTGGTATGGCTATTCTTTTGGGTTGTGGATTACACTAACTATTGTAACAGTGTTTTATGTTATATACTTCTACAACCGTTTTCAGAAAAATAAAATAAAAGAACAAAAGGTTATTGCAGGTGCAGCCAGTGCCAAGTTTGATGCCTTAAAAAATCAGTTAGATCCACATTTTCTGTTTAATAGTCTTAATGTATTAACCAGTTTAATTGAAGAGAACCCAGATAGTGCACAGAAGTTTACAACAGCATTATCTAAAGTGTATCGCTATGTTTTAGAGCAAAAAAATAAAGAATTAGTAACAGTAGATGAGGAATTGAATTTTGCTCGAACATACATGTCGCTTTTAAAAATGCGATTTGAGGACAGCATCATTTTTGAAATACCAGACAAGGCTTCAAATCCTGAAAGTAAAGTTGTGCCATTATCGCTACAATTATTGTTAGAAAATGCTGTAAAACACAATATGGTAACCTCGAGTAAGCCATTGCATATAAAAATTTATGAAGACGGAAATCACTTAGTAGTGATGAATAATCTTCAGCCAAAACAAATTGTAAAGAAGAGTAGTGGTGTTGGTTTAGAAAACATAAAACAACGTTATCAGCTTCTTACAGAACGAAAAGTTTACATCAATCAAAGAGAGAAGGATTTTGCAGTTGCAATTCCGATGCTCACAAAACAAGTATCAATCATGAGAACAGCACAAAAATCAAAAGAGCGTCTTAATGACGACTATGTGAGAGCTCGCAAGCGTGTAGATGAGCTTAAAGCTTTCTACTATAGTTTAATATCGTATGTTTTTGTTATACCATTTTTAATCTTCATTTGGTATAAATATTCGCAACATACCATTCAATGGTTCTGGTTTCCGGTATTTGGATGGGGAATTAGTTTAGTGTTTCAAGCCTATCGCGTATATATAGATAACGGAGCCTTAGGGTCTAAGTGGGAACAACGCAAAATTGAAGAATACATGCGTGAAGAGGATGAAAAAGATCGTTGGAATTAA